A single genomic interval of Brevundimonas diminuta harbors:
- a CDS encoding VWA domain-containing protein: MQWTAMRRLAHLRWNTAGNIATFFALSAMGLALMVGLAIDINRYVSVRNQVQEALDAAALGAAASRAQTAKELEAVSGPYLEANLKTGQLIDGWKTGTQYVDGKIVRVTFKGGVKPIFAGLAGVKQFDINALSEATRGVAQKIETVLVLDNTWSMSEKDTRSIKRIDALKTSASLLVNELMATESDEVSIGVVPYADYVNVGIANRKAPWISVPDDYVQERTCTTKTTYSGGTPYPCTTVRDGVSETGTCYKDQVVKTVTVPPYACNVSYKWFGCVYSRNVGTTRLNDQSPATPYKGFLTTGQSCLNAVSPLSKSKSSVLNAIKNLVINVGGYKPETHIPSGLIWGINLLSPTAPFQEGGVYDPANRTPRKILVLMTDGVNTLRYRSSDGAHVATVKANELAATDADFGSICTYAKSNKIEVFTVGLNVPTQNGRNLLRTCATDSDHAFLAEDSAALEAAFRDIARSIGVVRLIK, translated from the coding sequence ATGCAATGGACAGCGATGAGGCGGCTGGCGCATCTGCGCTGGAATACCGCGGGCAACATCGCGACCTTCTTCGCCCTGTCCGCCATGGGCCTGGCACTGATGGTCGGCCTGGCTATCGACATCAATCGCTATGTCTCAGTCAGGAACCAGGTGCAGGAAGCGCTCGACGCAGCAGCGTTGGGCGCTGCGGCGTCCCGCGCCCAGACGGCCAAGGAGCTGGAAGCGGTCAGCGGTCCCTATCTGGAAGCCAATCTGAAGACCGGCCAACTGATCGACGGCTGGAAGACCGGCACCCAATATGTCGATGGCAAAATCGTCAGGGTGACCTTCAAGGGCGGGGTCAAACCCATCTTTGCGGGTCTGGCCGGCGTCAAACAGTTCGACATCAACGCCCTGTCCGAGGCGACGCGCGGCGTGGCGCAAAAGATCGAGACCGTCCTGGTGCTCGATAACACCTGGTCGATGAGTGAAAAGGACACTCGCTCGATCAAACGGATCGATGCGCTGAAGACCTCGGCCAGTTTGCTGGTCAACGAGTTGATGGCGACCGAAAGCGACGAGGTCTCGATCGGCGTCGTGCCCTATGCGGACTACGTCAATGTCGGGATTGCCAATCGCAAGGCCCCGTGGATTTCCGTGCCCGACGACTATGTTCAGGAGCGCACCTGCACGACCAAGACGACCTACAGCGGCGGCACGCCCTATCCTTGCACCACCGTGCGCGACGGCGTCAGCGAGACCGGCACCTGCTACAAGGATCAGGTGGTCAAGACGGTCACCGTCCCGCCCTATGCTTGCAACGTCAGCTACAAGTGGTTCGGCTGCGTCTATTCGCGCAACGTCGGCACGACGCGGCTGAACGACCAGTCGCCGGCGACGCCCTACAAGGGTTTCCTGACGACAGGCCAGAGCTGCCTGAATGCGGTCAGCCCCCTGTCCAAGAGCAAATCCAGCGTCCTGAACGCAATCAAAAACCTCGTCATCAATGTCGGCGGCTACAAGCCGGAGACGCATATTCCATCCGGCCTGATCTGGGGCATCAACCTGCTGTCGCCTACCGCGCCGTTCCAGGAGGGCGGTGTCTACGATCCCGCGAACCGCACGCCGCGCAAGATTCTGGTGCTTATGACCGACGGTGTGAACACCCTGCGTTACCGCTCGTCGGACGGAGCGCACGTCGCCACGGTCAAAGCCAATGAGCTGGCGGCGACTGATGCCGATTTCGGTTCGATCTGCACCTATGCCAAGTCGAACAAGATCGAGGTTTTCACCGTCGGCCTGAATGTGCCCACGCAGAACGGACGCAATCTGCTGAGGACCTGCGCCACCGATTCCGACCATGCCTTCCTGGCCGAAGACAGCGCCGCTCTGGAAGCCGCCTTCCGCGACATCGCGCGGTCCATCGGCGTCGTACGACTGATCAAGTAA
- the mutY gene encoding A/G-specific adenine glycosylase, translating into MPDVSPDIDLIRSRLQAWYDVHARSLPWRAAVGAPRTEPYRVWLSEVMLQQTTVPHATPYFHAFTTRWPTVSDLAAAEDAEVMGAWAGLGYYARARNLLACARAVAGEHGGVFPDTEAALLALPGVGAYTAAAVASIAFDRAANVVDGNVERVMARLFAVETPVPAARPELRRLAGLFVTDERPGDWAQALMDLGATVCRPKSPSCGTCPVASECLGLAAGEPARFPMKTKKAERPHRRGIAYVLVDDQGRVAIETRPEKGLLGGMLGLPTSDWAIDEPAAAAPMEADWREAGAVEHVFTHFSLTLTVMTARVDAGGPYRWMPIEAARAALPTVFAKALDRANTPDLFG; encoded by the coding sequence ATGCCTGACGTCTCTCCCGACATAGACCTGATCCGCTCCCGGCTGCAGGCCTGGTACGACGTCCATGCGCGCAGCCTGCCGTGGCGAGCCGCCGTCGGCGCGCCGCGGACCGAGCCGTACCGTGTCTGGCTGTCGGAGGTCATGCTTCAGCAGACGACCGTGCCGCATGCGACGCCGTATTTTCACGCCTTCACCACGCGCTGGCCGACGGTCTCGGACCTGGCGGCGGCCGAGGATGCGGAGGTGATGGGGGCCTGGGCGGGGCTGGGCTACTATGCGCGTGCCCGCAATCTGCTGGCCTGCGCGCGGGCGGTGGCGGGCGAGCATGGCGGGGTGTTTCCGGATACCGAAGCGGCGCTGCTCGCGCTGCCGGGCGTGGGCGCCTATACGGCCGCAGCCGTCGCCTCCATCGCCTTCGACCGGGCGGCCAATGTCGTGGACGGCAATGTCGAGCGGGTGATGGCGCGTCTGTTCGCGGTCGAGACGCCGGTCCCCGCCGCCCGGCCCGAACTGAGGCGGCTGGCGGGCCTGTTCGTCACCGATGAGCGGCCCGGAGACTGGGCGCAGGCGTTGATGGACCTGGGCGCGACGGTGTGCCGGCCGAAGTCACCGTCGTGCGGGACTTGTCCCGTGGCCAGCGAATGCCTGGGTTTGGCCGCGGGCGAGCCGGCCCGGTTTCCGATGAAGACGAAGAAGGCGGAGCGGCCGCATCGGCGGGGCATCGCCTATGTGCTGGTTGACGACCAGGGGCGGGTCGCGATCGAGACGCGACCCGAGAAGGGGCTGCTGGGCGGAATGCTGGGCCTGCCGACCAGCGATTGGGCGATAGACGAGCCTGCTGCGGCAGCGCCGATGGAGGCCGACTGGCGCGAGGCGGGGGCTGTGGAGCACGTCTTCACCCACTTCAGCCTGACGCTGACGGTGATGACCGCGCGCGTCGATGCGGGCGGTCCCTATCGCTGGATGCCGATCGAGGCGGCGCGGGCCGCCCTGCCGACGGTCTTCGCCAAGGCGCTGGATCGGGCGAACACGCCCGATCTGTTCGGCTGA
- a CDS encoding PAS domain-containing protein translates to MKQQDDWRLTDVVEHEIGRGDPFAAAIRGTRMPMVITDPRRDDNPIVFANKAFQDLTGYERDEIIGQNCRFLQGPDSDRDAVAKIRDALEAGTDIHIDLLNYRKDGSTFWNALFISPVRNAQGDIEYFFASQLDVTDRVEAKAYVEKQKALVEREVAARTADLQEALTAKTLLLHEVDHRVKNNLTMIGSLLRLQSRSLSDPALTATLDSMLERVDALATVHRKLYQSEDVTQFDVGAFTNTLVADVIGSTGRTDIEVSVDVEPMFIPSTHASSIGLIINELLTNAIKHAFPDDRGGRLIVLARKTEQGGQVVVQDDGPGIPGAAHQGLGKTLIGRLSKQIGGKTLWLPADPGTRAVVDFPVSG, encoded by the coding sequence ATGAAGCAACAAGACGACTGGCGACTGACCGATGTCGTCGAACACGAGATCGGTCGCGGCGACCCGTTCGCCGCCGCCATACGCGGCACGCGCATGCCGATGGTCATCACCGACCCGCGTCGTGACGACAATCCCATCGTTTTCGCCAACAAGGCCTTCCAGGATCTGACGGGCTATGAACGCGACGAGATCATCGGCCAGAACTGCCGGTTTCTTCAGGGACCCGACTCCGACCGGGACGCCGTGGCCAAGATCCGCGACGCCCTGGAAGCCGGAACCGACATCCACATCGATCTGCTGAACTATCGCAAGGACGGCAGCACCTTCTGGAACGCCCTGTTCATCAGCCCGGTGCGCAACGCCCAAGGCGATATCGAATATTTCTTCGCTTCCCAGCTGGACGTTACGGATCGCGTGGAGGCCAAGGCCTATGTCGAAAAGCAGAAGGCTCTGGTCGAGCGTGAAGTCGCCGCCCGCACCGCCGATCTCCAGGAAGCCCTGACCGCCAAGACCTTGCTGCTTCATGAGGTCGATCACCGGGTCAAGAACAACCTGACCATGATCGGCTCGCTGCTGCGGCTGCAATCGCGCTCCCTGTCCGATCCAGCCCTGACCGCAACCCTGGACTCCATGCTGGAGCGGGTGGACGCCCTGGCGACCGTTCACCGCAAACTCTATCAGTCCGAGGACGTCACCCAGTTCGACGTCGGCGCCTTCACCAACACCCTGGTCGCCGATGTGATCGGATCGACCGGACGCACCGACATCGAGGTCTCCGTCGATGTGGAGCCGATGTTCATCCCGTCGACCCACGCCTCGTCGATCGGCCTGATCATCAACGAGCTGCTGACCAATGCGATCAAGCACGCCTTCCCCGACGATCGAGGCGGCCGATTGATCGTCTTAGCCAGGAAGACGGAACAAGGTGGCCAGGTCGTTGTTCAGGACGACGGCCCCGGCATTCCCGGCGCTGCGCATCAGGGATTGGGCAAGACTTTGATCGGTCGTCTTTCAAAGCAGATCGGCGGCAAGACGCTGTGGCTGCCAGCCGACCCCGGCACACGCGCGGTCGTCGACTTCCCCGTGAGCGGCTAG
- a CDS encoding DUF721 domain-containing protein codes for MRRTLPTDAEVREILSRRRTRPVPRPAPRAGKALTPLIKKLDEQFGRGAGALEPRWREIVGDRLARVTRPQKLTKGKGGSPGVLELRVAGAAALLIQHQSEDILARVNLFLGAGTVDRLRIAQGPVAPLKEAAARPKRSAKPPPLPAQAEADLAASIAAAPDDLRAALARLGRVALSRPGIKAD; via the coding sequence ATGCGCCGCACGCTGCCCACAGACGCCGAGGTCCGCGAGATCCTGTCTCGCCGCCGCACCCGTCCGGTCCCCCGACCGGCGCCGCGCGCGGGCAAGGCGCTGACGCCCCTGATCAAGAAGCTGGACGAGCAGTTCGGACGCGGGGCCGGTGCGCTGGAGCCTCGCTGGCGCGAGATCGTCGGCGATCGCCTGGCCCGCGTCACACGCCCGCAGAAACTGACCAAGGGCAAGGGCGGTTCACCCGGCGTGCTGGAGCTGCGCGTCGCCGGCGCCGCCGCCCTGTTGATCCAGCACCAGTCCGAGGACATCTTGGCCCGCGTCAACCTGTTCCTGGGCGCCGGGACGGTGGATCGGCTGCGCATCGCCCAGGGTCCGGTCGCCCCTTTGAAGGAGGCCGCCGCCCGTCCCAAACGCAGCGCCAAGCCGCCGCCCCTGCCCGCCCAGGCCGAGGCCGACCTCGCCGCCTCCATCGCCGCAGCCCCCGACGATCTACGCGCCGCCCTGGCGCGCCTCGGCCGCGTCGCCCTGTCGCGCCCCGGGATCAAGGCCGACTGA
- a CDS encoding DsbA family protein, which produces MADTESRFARMSRRAAITGAALATMALAACGGGAKGAAEGDMGLGAPEGAKVTVVEYASVTCPHCALWQKNTWPAFKAKYVDTNKVRYVFRELPTPPVDAATAGFLVARCAGPDKYFDVVHQLMATQQEMLTSSPRDWLLRTAQAAGLSEQQFNDCVTDKDAVAAMEKRVQAARAQGVTGTPAFYVNETQVISPGGEGASLADLSTAIDAALAK; this is translated from the coding sequence ATGGCCGACACTGAATCCCGCTTCGCCCGCATGAGCCGTCGTGCGGCCATCACCGGCGCCGCACTGGCGACCATGGCTCTGGCGGCCTGCGGCGGCGGCGCCAAGGGTGCGGCCGAGGGCGACATGGGTCTGGGCGCGCCTGAAGGCGCCAAGGTCACCGTGGTCGAATACGCCTCGGTCACCTGCCCCCACTGCGCCCTGTGGCAGAAGAACACCTGGCCGGCGTTCAAGGCCAAATACGTCGACACCAACAAGGTCCGCTACGTCTTCCGCGAACTGCCGACCCCGCCGGTCGACGCCGCCACCGCCGGCTTCCTGGTCGCGCGCTGCGCCGGTCCGGACAAGTATTTCGACGTGGTTCACCAGCTGATGGCGACGCAGCAGGAGATGCTGACCTCCTCGCCGCGCGACTGGCTGCTGCGCACCGCCCAGGCCGCCGGCCTGTCCGAGCAGCAGTTCAACGACTGCGTCACCGACAAGGACGCCGTCGCCGCCATGGAGAAGCGCGTTCAGGCCGCCCGCGCCCAGGGCGTGACCGGCACCCCCGCCTTCTATGTCAACGAGACGCAGGTCATCTCGCCCGGCGGCGAAGGCGCCAGCTTGGCCGACCTGTCCACCGCAATCGACGCGGCCCTGGCCAAGTAA
- a CDS encoding thioredoxin domain-containing protein, which yields MRRAFIAAGFALAALSGGLPTPALAADAPPPVTAQDHILGRANAPVTVIEYASFTCSHCADFHNTVLPAFKAKYIDTGKVRLVHRNLPTAPANVAAAAAAVAMCAAPERYFDVAAVFMRDQANLQTTGAQPWFAAGIAASGKTREQIEACLNGPTIRAALDAQIEGARAAGVTGTPTFFVNGTMVMEHSLEALSTAVDPLLR from the coding sequence ATGCGACGCGCCTTCATCGCCGCCGGTTTCGCCCTCGCCGCCCTGTCCGGCGGCTTGCCGACGCCGGCGCTCGCCGCCGATGCGCCCCCGCCCGTCACGGCCCAGGATCACATCCTGGGTCGGGCGAATGCGCCGGTGACGGTGATCGAATACGCGTCCTTCACCTGCTCGCACTGCGCGGACTTCCACAACACCGTGCTGCCGGCCTTCAAGGCCAAATACATCGACACCGGCAAGGTCCGGCTGGTTCACCGCAACCTGCCGACCGCGCCCGCCAATGTCGCCGCCGCCGCGGCTGCGGTCGCCATGTGCGCCGCGCCCGAACGCTATTTCGACGTGGCGGCCGTCTTCATGCGCGATCAGGCCAACCTGCAGACCACCGGCGCCCAGCCCTGGTTCGCCGCCGGCATCGCCGCCAGCGGCAAGACCCGCGAGCAGATCGAGGCCTGCCTGAACGGCCCGACCATCCGCGCGGCCCTCGACGCCCAGATCGAAGGCGCGCGCGCCGCCGGCGTCACCGGCACGCCCACCTTCTTCGTCAACGGGACGATGGTGATGGAGCATTCGCTGGAGGCCCTGTCGACCGCCGTCGATCCGCTGCTTCGGTAG
- a CDS encoding amylo-alpha-1,6-glucosidase — MDDAYSTQLTAGESVEATGLEQLMALKEGDTFLVADGWGDMKGGADGLFAGDTRVLSRWAMTVGLLKPSRLSSGVSQDNVFFSCHTTNRPLPPMGGRSAPAGVLHIERRRFLWNRRMFERIRMVNHGVEDILLPLAFDFGADFFDIFQVRGTPRAKRGTIHTPTTDGRRVTFRYTGLDDVDRSSCIAFSEPPARLTHQRAEFMFSLPKGRSLDLFIECGVDACETPDADRWRQNAIQARLAMRAKRRRGASVRGPRSPRFNDWLDQSRADMALLTTDLPTGPYPYAGTPWFSTPFGRDGIISAWQMLWLDPSLAKGVLTYLASRQATETSLYRDSQPGKIMHETRGGEMSALHEVPFGLYYGGVDTTCLFVALAGAYANRTGDLDLIRRLWPNLIAAADWMRDYGDSNNDGLIDYQRGADTGLSNQGWKDSEDSIFHADGRFPKGPIALLEVQGYAFAAWKALGDLGERLHDDRTTEWRMRAEQVRSLVEEKFWMEDEGFYAVALDGDGQQCRAIASNAGHLLFTGLPSLERARRVTKRLLTAEFRTGWGIRTLEVGQARFNPMSYHNGSVWPHDTAMAAAGMAAYGERDAVAEILAEIYAAAAHFHLRLPELFCGFPREPGEPPIAYPVACLPQAWAAGSVFLMLQATLGLSIDAWTETVDLADPVLPAGLDRLKITGLQVGGAVVDLNIQHADGRAVVIPHHKQGKVSIRTLR; from the coding sequence ATGGACGACGCCTATTCCACTCAACTGACCGCCGGTGAATCGGTCGAGGCCACGGGTCTCGAACAGCTGATGGCGCTGAAGGAAGGCGACACCTTCCTGGTCGCCGACGGATGGGGCGACATGAAGGGCGGCGCCGACGGCCTGTTCGCGGGCGACACCCGCGTCCTGTCGCGCTGGGCCATGACGGTCGGTCTGCTGAAGCCGTCGCGACTGTCGTCCGGCGTCAGCCAGGACAACGTGTTCTTCTCCTGCCACACCACCAACCGTCCCCTGCCCCCGATGGGCGGGCGATCGGCCCCGGCCGGCGTCCTGCATATCGAGCGCCGGCGGTTTCTGTGGAACCGGCGGATGTTCGAGCGCATCCGCATGGTCAACCATGGGGTGGAGGACATTCTGCTGCCGCTGGCCTTCGATTTCGGCGCGGACTTCTTTGATATCTTCCAGGTGCGCGGCACGCCGCGAGCCAAACGCGGGACGATCCACACGCCGACCACCGATGGTCGTCGCGTCACCTTCCGCTACACAGGCCTGGACGACGTGGACCGGTCCAGCTGCATCGCCTTTTCCGAACCGCCCGCCCGCCTGACGCATCAACGCGCGGAGTTCATGTTCAGCCTGCCAAAGGGCCGCTCGCTGGATCTGTTCATCGAATGCGGCGTGGACGCCTGCGAGACACCGGACGCCGATCGCTGGCGCCAGAACGCCATCCAGGCCCGCCTGGCCATGCGCGCCAAACGCCGGCGCGGCGCCTCGGTGCGCGGCCCGCGCAGCCCGCGCTTCAACGACTGGCTGGACCAGTCGCGCGCCGACATGGCGCTGCTGACCACGGACCTGCCGACCGGCCCCTATCCCTATGCAGGCACGCCGTGGTTCTCGACCCCGTTCGGCCGCGACGGCATCATTTCGGCCTGGCAAATGCTCTGGCTGGACCCGTCGCTGGCCAAGGGCGTGCTGACCTATCTGGCCTCGCGCCAGGCGACTGAGACCTCGCTCTATCGGGACAGCCAGCCCGGTAAGATCATGCACGAAACCCGCGGCGGCGAGATGAGCGCCCTGCATGAGGTGCCGTTCGGTCTCTACTATGGCGGCGTCGACACCACCTGCCTATTCGTGGCCCTGGCCGGCGCCTACGCCAACCGCACCGGCGATCTGGATCTGATCCGCAGGCTTTGGCCCAATCTGATCGCGGCCGCCGACTGGATGCGCGACTATGGCGACAGCAACAATGACGGTCTGATCGACTATCAGCGCGGCGCGGACACCGGCCTATCCAACCAAGGGTGGAAGGACTCCGAGGATTCCATCTTCCACGCCGACGGTCGCTTCCCCAAGGGTCCGATCGCGCTTCTGGAGGTTCAGGGCTACGCCTTCGCCGCCTGGAAGGCGCTGGGCGATCTGGGCGAGCGCCTGCACGACGACCGCACGACCGAATGGCGGATGCGCGCCGAACAGGTCCGCTCCCTGGTCGAGGAAAAGTTCTGGATGGAGGACGAGGGCTTCTACGCCGTGGCCCTCGACGGCGACGGCCAGCAATGTCGCGCCATCGCCTCGAACGCTGGCCATCTGCTGTTCACCGGGCTGCCGTCGCTTGAACGCGCGCGACGCGTCACCAAACGCCTGCTGACCGCCGAGTTCCGCACCGGGTGGGGCATCCGCACCCTGGAGGTCGGACAGGCCCGCTTCAATCCGATGAGCTATCACAACGGCTCGGTCTGGCCGCACGACACCGCCATGGCCGCCGCCGGCATGGCCGCCTACGGCGAGCGCGATGCGGTCGCGGAAATCCTGGCCGAGATCTACGCGGCGGCCGCCCATTTCCACCTGAGGCTGCCCGAACTGTTCTGCGGCTTCCCGCGTGAGCCGGGTGAGCCGCCCATCGCCTATCCGGTCGCCTGCCTGCCCCAGGCCTGGGCGGCGGGATCGGTCTTCCTGATGCTTCAGGCGACCCTGGGCCTGTCCATCGACGCCTGGACCGAGACGGTCGATCTGGCCGATCCCGTCCTGCCCGCCGGTCTGGATCGTCTGAAGATCACCGGCCTGCAAGTCGGCGGCGCCGTCGTGGATCTGAACATCCAGCACGCCGACGGTCGCGCGGTTGTCATCCCGCATCACAAGCAGGGCAAGGTCTCGATCCGCACGTTGCGATAG
- a CDS encoding glycosyltransferase family 4 protein, with protein MKIAQITPLYEAVPPKLYGGTERVVAHLTDALVDLGHDVTLFASADAQTKARLVPVRDQAIRLDPAPLKSDLAAHLSMLGEVLDRADEFDVIHFHTDMVHFPLFQKYADKTLTTLHGRLDMKDLPGVYARWSEFGLVSISDDQRKPLHFANWKATVHHGMPGEQYIFSPKSEGYLAFLGRISPEKRPDRAIEIATKLGKRLKMAAKVDAADKRYWEEKIRPLVEGNPLIEFIGEIGDHQKSAFLGGAEALLFPIDWPEPFGLVMIEAMACGTPVIAFRCGSTPEVIEDGATGFLVDTMEQAIAAAGRAHLLDREAIRARFDLRFSATAMARRYLDVYGDLLARRPFAETALDEVVTPLRPREERSFAATA; from the coding sequence TCTGGGCCACGACGTGACCCTGTTCGCCAGCGCCGACGCCCAGACCAAGGCCCGTCTGGTGCCCGTGCGCGATCAGGCCATTCGCCTGGATCCGGCGCCGTTGAAATCCGATCTCGCCGCCCACCTGTCGATGCTGGGCGAAGTTCTGGACCGCGCCGACGAGTTTGACGTGATCCACTTCCATACCGACATGGTTCACTTCCCGCTGTTCCAGAAATATGCGGACAAGACTTTGACGACGCTACACGGCCGCCTGGACATGAAGGACCTGCCCGGCGTCTATGCGCGCTGGAGCGAGTTTGGACTGGTCTCCATCTCAGACGATCAGCGCAAGCCGCTGCATTTCGCCAACTGGAAAGCCACCGTCCATCACGGCATGCCCGGCGAACAATACATCTTCTCCCCGAAATCCGAGGGCTATCTGGCCTTCTTGGGTCGCATCTCGCCCGAAAAGCGCCCCGACCGCGCCATCGAGATCGCCACCAAACTGGGCAAGCGGCTGAAGATGGCCGCAAAGGTGGACGCCGCCGATAAACGCTATTGGGAGGAGAAAATCCGCCCGTTGGTCGAGGGCAATCCGCTGATCGAATTCATCGGCGAGATCGGCGACCATCAGAAGTCCGCCTTCCTCGGCGGCGCCGAAGCTCTGCTCTTCCCCATCGACTGGCCGGAGCCCTTCGGCCTGGTGATGATCGAGGCCATGGCCTGCGGCACCCCGGTGATCGCCTTCCGCTGCGGCTCGACCCCCGAGGTGATCGAGGACGGCGCCACCGGCTTCTTGGTCGACACGATGGAACAGGCGATCGCCGCCGCCGGGCGCGCGCATCTGCTGGACCGCGAGGCCATCCGCGCGCGCTTCGATTTGCGGTTTTCCGCCACCGCCATGGCGCGTCGTTACTTGGACGTCTACGGCGACCTGCTGGCGCGTCGCCCGTTCGCGGAGACCGCGCTGGATGAGGTGGTCACCCCGCTGCGTCCGCGTGAAGAGCGCAGCTTCGCCGCCACCGCCTGA
- a CDS encoding response regulator, producing the protein MRAAGPHFDILVVEDEALLVMDLEAMLEDEGHRLVGEAMSLSEVESLSLQGPPDVAFVDIQLADNSSGLDVCRLIKDRWPSTAVVFLTANPKMIPEDFLGAHGVIPKPFSRSGLLSAMRFIQQGISDPPPRQDRPQSFIPAPAIDRAWARG; encoded by the coding sequence GTGCGCGCCGCCGGGCCCCACTTCGACATTCTGGTCGTCGAGGACGAGGCCCTGCTCGTGATGGACCTCGAGGCGATGCTTGAGGACGAAGGCCACCGGTTGGTCGGAGAAGCCATGTCTCTGAGCGAGGTCGAGTCGCTGTCGCTCCAAGGGCCGCCCGACGTCGCCTTCGTCGACATCCAGCTGGCGGATAACTCCAGCGGTCTGGACGTGTGTCGCCTGATCAAGGACCGTTGGCCGTCCACCGCCGTGGTGTTCCTGACCGCCAACCCCAAGATGATCCCCGAGGACTTCCTGGGCGCGCATGGCGTGATCCCCAAGCCCTTCTCGCGTTCCGGACTGCTGTCGGCGATGCGCTTCATCCAGCAAGGCATAAGCGATCCGCCGCCGCGCCAGGACAGGCCGCAAAGTTTCATCCCCGCGCCGGCGATCGATAGGGCCTGGGCGCGCGGATAG